In Rheinheimera sp. MM224, one DNA window encodes the following:
- a CDS encoding Gfo/Idh/MocA family oxidoreductase encodes MTWLIGAGPMAQAYYKVLQHLEQTPLVIGRSEQSCQNFSEQTGAEVISGGLELFLKSQPECARFAIVAVNVVDLYSSCLALLNYGVKHILLEKPGALYQWQLNNLRQLAEQKQATVLIGYNRRFYASVQHARQQLEQDGGVLSFYFEMTEWSHQIEATSHPKEVKARWLIANTAHIIDLAFYLGGTPQQMNSLFTGSLLWHPSAAVMTGAGVSKSGALFSYQGNWQSAGRWALELSSAQRRFQLMPLEQLQQQLRGTVVWQPVSLDNDADHEFKAGLYAQVKAFLAQDPEHFCDLTTQIQRLQWYEQMANYPDSAKEPI; translated from the coding sequence ATGACGTGGTTAATTGGCGCCGGGCCTATGGCGCAGGCGTACTACAAGGTATTGCAACACCTGGAGCAGACACCGCTGGTGATTGGACGCTCAGAACAAAGCTGCCAGAACTTCTCCGAACAAACAGGCGCGGAAGTTATCAGTGGTGGTTTGGAGTTGTTTTTAAAGTCGCAACCCGAATGTGCCCGCTTTGCCATTGTGGCGGTGAATGTTGTGGACCTTTATTCAAGTTGCCTGGCTTTATTGAACTATGGTGTGAAACATATTTTGCTGGAAAAACCAGGGGCCTTGTATCAATGGCAGTTGAACAACCTGCGTCAGTTGGCTGAGCAAAAACAAGCCACAGTGTTGATTGGCTACAACAGACGTTTTTATGCCTCTGTTCAGCATGCCAGACAGCAGCTTGAACAAGATGGCGGTGTATTGTCTTTTTACTTTGAAATGACAGAGTGGTCTCATCAGATCGAAGCCACCAGCCACCCGAAAGAAGTCAAAGCGCGCTGGCTGATTGCCAATACGGCGCACATTATTGATTTAGCGTTTTATCTGGGTGGAACGCCTCAGCAGATGAATAGTCTTTTTACTGGCTCACTGCTCTGGCATCCCTCTGCCGCTGTGATGACAGGGGCGGGTGTATCAAAGTCTGGAGCTTTATTCAGCTATCAAGGCAACTGGCAATCTGCCGGGCGTTGGGCATTGGAACTCAGTTCAGCGCAGCGGCGTTTTCAATTGATGCCGCTGGAGCAACTACAGCAGCAATTGCGTGGCACAGTGGTGTGGCAACCTGTATCACTTGATAATGATGCGGATCATGAATTTAAAGCAGGGTTATATGCTCAGGTCAAAGCGTTTTTAGCTCAGGATCCTGAGCATTTCTGTGATTTGACCACCCAAATTCAGCGCCTGCAGTGGTATGAACAAATGGCAAATTATCCTGATTCAGCAAAGGAGCCGATATGA
- a CDS encoding Gfo/Idh/MocA family oxidoreductase: MSFKPCSLVLIGAGELGSRHLQSMASLPDSCIDVVEPDALSVEKARQRLSQVQVNAAHIRFFQSIQQLSAQYDLALIATGAAVRFELSQQLLRHAKVRYLLLEKVLFQRPEHYAQMQALLEQNQVQAYVNCPRRCYPLYQQLKPLAGRKPLVMQVKGNLWGMACNSIHFIDLVSFLTSESLQSVDASQLEQRLQSKRAGYLEVTGGLRCFFSQGSELILRCTADEQAAISVSIEYSSVDGRFDIDEVKGTVHKTGDAEPLLRNMPMLYQSQLTAAVVSDLLDSGHCSLTPFVESSALHLPLIHSLLAYFRQESAELEHCPIT, encoded by the coding sequence ATGAGCTTCAAACCCTGCAGTCTGGTATTAATTGGTGCAGGTGAGTTGGGCTCCCGTCATTTGCAGTCTATGGCCAGTTTGCCCGACAGCTGCATTGACGTGGTAGAACCTGATGCGTTGTCTGTTGAAAAAGCCAGACAACGGCTGTCTCAGGTGCAGGTGAACGCCGCTCACATTCGTTTTTTCCAGTCTATTCAACAGCTCAGTGCACAGTACGACCTCGCTCTGATAGCAACTGGAGCCGCAGTGCGATTTGAGTTAAGTCAGCAGTTGCTGCGCCACGCCAAAGTGCGTTATTTGCTGCTGGAAAAGGTCTTGTTTCAGAGGCCTGAACACTATGCACAGATGCAGGCTCTGCTTGAACAAAATCAGGTTCAGGCTTATGTAAACTGTCCAAGGCGCTGTTATCCGTTGTATCAGCAGTTAAAACCCTTAGCGGGCAGAAAGCCTCTGGTCATGCAAGTTAAGGGCAATTTGTGGGGAATGGCCTGCAACAGCATTCACTTTATTGATCTGGTATCGTTTTTAACCTCTGAGTCTTTGCAAAGTGTTGATGCCAGTCAACTCGAACAGCGGCTGCAAAGTAAAAGAGCCGGCTATCTTGAAGTGACTGGTGGCCTGCGTTGTTTTTTTAGTCAGGGGTCCGAGCTTATACTTCGCTGCACAGCGGATGAGCAAGCGGCAATCTCAGTAAGCATCGAATACAGTTCTGTGGATGGCCGCTTCGACATTGATGAAGTCAAAGGGACTGTGCATAAAACAGGTGATGCAGAGCCTCTGCTTCGCAATATGCCCATGTTGTATCAAAGCCAGTTAACTGCTGCTGTGGTCAGTGATTTGCTCGACAGCGGCCACTGCAGTTTAACCCCTTTTGTTGAGTCTTCTGCCTTGCATTTACCGCTTATTCACAGCTTGTTGGCTTATTTTCGCCAAGAGTCGGCAGAATTGGAACACTGTCCTATCACCTGA
- a CDS encoding alpha-2,8-polysialyltransferase family protein, producing MIRSGSRALFVIDTPSQVFNLQEALREYGIADYDIITCDCCRADAYSQLQQLLTRLKPTHLIQVPRVSGAIEDRISIYAQHLPWLKQQGYPLVFFSNIRQQWQRDIVCSLSDSKLVLMDDGNATLVFYRYLFSQGLFFDFPADPDAERAQQALLIRQKYQVCTKPPTQLELFTVFDLPALPWLSIRNNPLSAMKQQFFEVDADAVLLLGGGETELNYLSEDHYIALLQKVVALFPGKRIQYVPHRITNPVFVDRIGLELPVSIMQQHLPIEDWLRQQDAPPATVVGFYSMALTTIASCFDGIRVISVDPGLSTWSGAASSHVWNLTRCNNLQVIEAIMDYLSLCKIIEIKYLGTQVT from the coding sequence ATGATACGCTCTGGTTCACGTGCATTATTTGTCATAGATACACCATCTCAGGTGTTTAACCTGCAAGAAGCGCTGCGGGAATATGGCATAGCTGATTACGATATCATCACCTGTGATTGTTGCAGAGCCGATGCCTACAGCCAGCTGCAACAGTTATTAACCCGGTTAAAACCTACTCATTTGATCCAGGTGCCTAGAGTCAGCGGCGCTATTGAAGACAGGATCAGTATTTATGCTCAGCATCTGCCCTGGCTGAAACAGCAAGGCTATCCGTTGGTGTTTTTCTCTAATATCAGGCAGCAATGGCAACGGGATATCGTTTGTAGTTTAAGCGATTCTAAATTGGTATTGATGGATGATGGCAATGCGACACTCGTGTTCTACCGCTACTTGTTTAGTCAGGGGCTATTCTTTGACTTTCCAGCCGACCCCGATGCAGAACGCGCACAGCAGGCTTTGCTGATCAGACAAAAATACCAGGTGTGCACAAAGCCGCCAACCCAACTTGAGTTATTTACTGTCTTTGATTTACCAGCTTTGCCCTGGCTCAGCATACGTAACAATCCTTTGAGCGCGATGAAACAACAGTTCTTTGAAGTCGACGCTGATGCTGTGCTGCTGCTTGGGGGCGGGGAAACAGAACTGAATTATCTGAGTGAAGACCACTACATTGCTTTATTGCAAAAGGTGGTAGCGCTGTTTCCTGGCAAGCGTATTCAGTATGTGCCTCATCGCATCACCAACCCGGTTTTTGTCGACCGGATAGGGCTCGAGCTCCCTGTTAGCATTATGCAGCAGCATCTGCCGATAGAAGACTGGTTGCGCCAGCAGGATGCACCTCCTGCTACGGTGGTAGGCTTTTATTCGATGGCGCTTACGACTATTGCCAGTTGTTTTGACGGGATCAGAGTCATTAGCGTGGATCCGGGCTTAAGTACCTGGAGTGGTGCGGCCTCCTCCCATGTCTGGAATTTGACGCGCTGCAATAACTTGCAGGTAATAGAAGCTATTATGGATTACCTCAGTCTTTGTAAAATCATTGAGATCAAGTATTTAGGCACTCAAGTTACATAG
- the rfbH gene encoding lipopolysaccharide biosynthesis protein RfbH: protein MNQDEIRIKIAELVAQYSALADAPKLFIAGETAVPPSGKVVGAKERQLMVDASLDAWLTTGRFNQEFQRRLSSFLGVKHVLTTVSGSAANLLALTALTSEQLGDRRLKPGDEVITVAAGFPTTVNPIVQNGLIPVFVDVDLHTLNINAQLVRQAISDKTKAIMIAHTLGNAFDLTTIRALADEFDLWLIEDCCDALGTTYNGKLVGSFGDIATLSFYPAHHITMGEGGAVFTKSLRLKKIIESFRDWGRDCYCDPGRDNTCGKRFDQQFGDLPQGYDHKYTYSHMGYNLKITDMQAACALAQLDRLESFIASRKHNFNYLTQGLAGLKDYLVLPQATPGADPSWFGYPLSIKTDKGFNRAELINFLDQAKIGTRLLFAGNLTRQPYFQHLNYRVAGELTVTDHIMSHTFWIGLYPGLTCEHLDFTISRFYEFFRQLEARH, encoded by the coding sequence TTGAATCAGGATGAAATCAGAATAAAAATCGCGGAGTTGGTAGCGCAATACTCAGCTCTGGCCGATGCACCTAAATTGTTTATTGCAGGCGAAACTGCAGTTCCACCTTCTGGCAAAGTGGTAGGTGCAAAAGAGCGGCAATTGATGGTAGATGCCTCATTGGACGCGTGGTTAACTACAGGTCGTTTTAATCAGGAGTTTCAGCGTCGGTTGAGTTCTTTTTTAGGCGTAAAACATGTATTAACTACTGTTTCTGGTTCGGCCGCTAATTTGTTAGCGCTGACCGCTCTGACCTCTGAACAGTTAGGGGATCGCAGGTTAAAACCCGGTGATGAGGTGATTACTGTCGCCGCAGGATTTCCGACCACAGTCAATCCTATAGTTCAAAACGGTTTAATCCCGGTTTTTGTTGATGTGGACTTGCATACGTTAAACATTAATGCCCAGTTAGTCCGACAGGCGATCAGTGACAAAACAAAAGCCATTATGATCGCTCATACTTTGGGCAATGCTTTTGATTTAACCACAATACGCGCCCTTGCTGATGAGTTTGATTTATGGCTGATTGAGGATTGTTGTGACGCCTTAGGCACCACATACAACGGCAAGCTGGTTGGTTCTTTTGGTGATATCGCCACCCTGAGTTTTTATCCTGCACACCATATCACTATGGGTGAAGGTGGGGCTGTGTTCACTAAATCATTAAGGTTAAAGAAAATAATAGAGTCATTTCGTGATTGGGGACGAGACTGTTATTGCGATCCCGGACGAGATAATACCTGTGGTAAACGCTTTGATCAGCAGTTTGGCGACTTGCCGCAAGGTTATGATCACAAATACACCTACTCACACATGGGATACAACCTGAAAATTACCGATATGCAAGCAGCCTGTGCTCTGGCTCAGCTTGATCGGTTGGAGAGCTTTATTGCCTCAAGGAAGCACAACTTTAACTACCTGACACAGGGCTTAGCTGGTTTGAAGGACTATCTAGTCTTGCCTCAGGCCACGCCAGGCGCCGATCCCAGTTGGTTTGGTTATCCTTTAAGCATTAAGACAGACAAAGGCTTTAACCGTGCTGAGCTTATCAACTTTCTGGATCAGGCAAAGATTGGTACGCGCTTGTTATTTGCTGGTAACTTAACCCGACAACCTTATTTTCAGCATCTGAACTATCGGGTTGCCGGCGAGTTGACTGTGACTGATCATATTATGTCGCATACCTTCTGGATTGGTTTATATCCAGGACTCACCTGCGAGCATTTAGACTTTACCATCAGCAGGTTTTATGAGTTCTTCAGACAACTTGAAGCGAGACATTGA
- a CDS encoding dTDP-4-dehydrorhamnose 3,5-epimerase family protein — translation MKVTELSLPGCKLIDLPHSSDERGRFVKTFHQADLLKCGIEFQHKEEFYSWSERHVLRGLHFQTPPFAHQKLVHCAAGQVVDLLVDLRKSSATFGQSCTVALSAATPQLLYLPVGIAHGFLALTAQTLMLYQTDSLYAPDHDHGINWRSLSFHLPVSEPVVSSRDQGFPALDQFESPFL, via the coding sequence ATGAAGGTGACAGAGCTATCGCTGCCGGGCTGCAAACTGATTGACTTACCGCACTCCAGTGACGAGAGGGGGCGTTTTGTAAAAACTTTTCACCAGGCTGATTTACTTAAATGTGGCATTGAGTTTCAGCACAAAGAAGAGTTTTACTCCTGGTCTGAGCGACATGTGCTTCGTGGATTGCATTTTCAGACCCCACCTTTTGCTCATCAAAAACTGGTTCATTGTGCCGCTGGTCAGGTAGTGGATTTGTTGGTTGATTTGCGCAAGAGTTCAGCTACTTTTGGCCAAAGCTGCACTGTGGCGTTATCAGCGGCTACCCCTCAACTGCTTTACCTGCCTGTAGGCATAGCACATGGTTTTTTAGCGCTGACGGCTCAAACTTTGATGTTGTATCAGACTGACAGCCTTTATGCTCCAGACCATGACCACGGCATCAACTGGCGCTCCCTATCCTTTCATTTACCCGTAAGTGAGCCGGTAGTTTCATCCCGGGATCAAGGCTTTCCTGCGCTGGATCAATTTGAGAGTCCGTTTTTATGA
- a CDS encoding oxidoreductase, with product MLTGKTVLVAGAAGLLGSTLCQVLVQRGAVVIAADLDLDKLRQRLMAVNCAEDQLVLHQIDFNQPEQVALLFASYPQLSGAVNCTYPRHPSYGRHFFDVTLESFNENVQLHLGAAFLFAQQAAKHFSVHQLPLSLVNLSSVYGVIAPKFEVYKDTPMTMPVEYAAIKAAIVQLTKYVSSYVNDSRFRANAISPGGLLDGQPEAFLRQYKQHTLGKGMLNPTDICGAVVFLLSDDSAFMQGQNLIIDDGFTL from the coding sequence ATGCTGACAGGTAAAACCGTATTAGTTGCCGGTGCTGCCGGTTTATTAGGCAGCACTTTGTGTCAGGTGTTAGTGCAGAGAGGCGCTGTGGTTATTGCAGCTGACTTGGATCTGGACAAATTACGCCAACGTCTGATGGCGGTAAACTGTGCGGAAGATCAACTGGTTTTGCACCAGATTGATTTTAATCAGCCTGAGCAAGTTGCGTTATTGTTTGCTTCTTACCCTCAATTAAGTGGTGCGGTGAACTGTACCTACCCCCGCCATCCCAGTTATGGCCGGCATTTTTTTGATGTCACACTAGAGAGCTTTAATGAAAACGTACAGCTGCACCTGGGCGCAGCGTTTTTATTTGCCCAACAAGCGGCGAAGCACTTCAGCGTGCATCAGTTGCCTTTATCACTGGTGAATTTATCTTCTGTTTATGGGGTGATTGCTCCGAAATTTGAAGTCTATAAAGACACGCCGATGACCATGCCTGTGGAATACGCCGCTATTAAAGCTGCTATTGTGCAGTTAACTAAATACGTCAGCAGCTATGTTAATGACTCTCGTTTTAGAGCAAATGCGATAAGCCCCGGTGGTTTACTTGATGGACAGCCAGAGGCATTTTTACGGCAATATAAACAGCATACTTTAGGCAAAGGCATGCTCAATCCAACCGATATTTGTGGGGCAGTGGTTTTTTTGCTGTCTGACGACAGTGCTTTTATGCAAGGTCAAAATTTGATTATCGATGATGGATTTACCTTATGA
- the rfbG gene encoding CDP-glucose 4,6-dehydratase, protein MIDTSFWAGKRVLLTGHTGFKGSWLSLWLQQLGADVYGYALAPQTEPALFTSADVARGMHSQIGDICDLQALQSFVCAVKPDVVFHLAAEPLVRASYLDPLKTFQVNVMGTANLLQAIRQVDSVRAVVVVTTDKVYQNKEWHWGYREIDPLGGYDPYSSSKACAELVTASFRSSFFNAVDYTKHRCAIATVRAGNVIGGGDYAPDRLIPDVLTALQHGQEIVLRNPSATRPWQYVLEPLHGYLVLAEHLVKDGIKYADAWNFGPDDHSSQPVQWVVEQLIQAWGAGGWRSEAQQCHETTLLSVDSTKARRQLNWRTLCSLQSTLSGIVQWQHAFLRGEAMYNYCRAEIQHYQTLLTNEPGVTS, encoded by the coding sequence ATGATTGATACTTCATTTTGGGCAGGCAAAAGGGTATTGCTGACCGGCCACACCGGATTTAAAGGCAGCTGGCTGTCTCTTTGGTTGCAGCAATTAGGGGCTGACGTGTATGGCTACGCTTTAGCACCACAAACTGAACCTGCGTTATTTACCAGTGCTGACGTTGCCAGAGGTATGCACTCTCAGATTGGCGATATCTGTGACTTGCAGGCGTTACAATCTTTTGTTTGTGCAGTGAAGCCAGACGTGGTTTTTCATTTAGCGGCTGAGCCTTTGGTGAGGGCATCCTATCTGGACCCACTCAAAACCTTTCAGGTGAATGTGATGGGGACCGCCAATCTGCTACAGGCCATACGACAAGTTGATTCTGTGCGGGCAGTGGTGGTGGTGACCACAGATAAGGTCTATCAAAACAAGGAGTGGCACTGGGGCTATCGTGAAATCGATCCTTTAGGTGGTTATGATCCTTACAGCAGCAGTAAAGCCTGTGCTGAACTGGTTACCGCATCATTTCGCAGCTCATTTTTTAATGCGGTTGACTATACAAAGCATCGTTGTGCTATTGCCACTGTGCGAGCGGGCAATGTGATTGGAGGCGGCGACTACGCGCCTGATCGTTTAATTCCTGATGTGTTAACTGCATTACAACATGGACAGGAGATTGTGCTGCGTAATCCGTCGGCAACTCGTCCATGGCAGTATGTGCTTGAACCTTTGCATGGTTATTTAGTGTTAGCCGAACATCTGGTGAAAGATGGGATCAAATATGCGGATGCCTGGAATTTTGGTCCTGATGACCACAGCAGCCAGCCTGTGCAATGGGTGGTTGAGCAGCTTATCCAGGCCTGGGGCGCAGGTGGGTGGCGTTCGGAGGCGCAGCAGTGTCATGAAACTACCTTATTGAGCGTTGACAGTACAAAAGCCAGGAGGCAATTGAACTGGCGCACCCTTTGCTCACTTCAAAGCACTTTGTCAGGCATAGTGCAGTGGCAGCACGCCTTTTTGAGAGGCGAAGCTATGTATAACTATTGTCGGGCTGAAATTCAGCATTATCAGACTCTTTTGACAAATGAACCCGGAGTTACATCTTGA
- the rfbF gene encoding glucose-1-phosphate cytidylyltransferase has product MTKVVILAGGLGTRLSEETTVKPKPMVDIGGKPMLWHIMKTYSAHGINEFVICCGYKGYMIKEYFANYFLHMSDVTFDMQNNQMHVHNHRAEPWKVTLVDTGEDSMTGGRLRRVRDFVKDDDFFCFTYGDGVGDIDITASIAYHQKHGCLATLTATVPQARFGALEIEGEKVTSFKEKPKGDGNLINGGFFVLSPKVIDYIEDDLTVWEQFPLKKLAEDGQLMAYEHHGFWQPMDTMRDKVMLEELWRTGKAPWKIWN; this is encoded by the coding sequence ATGACTAAAGTAGTGATATTGGCAGGGGGACTAGGAACCCGATTAAGTGAAGAAACTACGGTAAAGCCTAAACCTATGGTTGATATTGGTGGCAAGCCGATGCTGTGGCATATCATGAAAACCTACTCAGCGCATGGCATTAACGAGTTTGTTATTTGTTGTGGTTACAAGGGCTATATGATCAAAGAGTATTTTGCCAATTACTTTTTGCATATGTCTGACGTCACCTTTGACATGCAAAACAATCAGATGCATGTTCATAATCATCGCGCTGAACCCTGGAAAGTCACGCTGGTGGATACGGGGGAAGACTCCATGACCGGAGGCCGCTTGCGGCGGGTTCGCGACTTTGTCAAAGATGACGATTTTTTTTGCTTTACCTACGGCGATGGGGTAGGCGATATAGATATCACAGCATCCATTGCGTACCACCAAAAACACGGTTGTCTTGCTACCTTGACCGCCACTGTCCCTCAGGCCCGTTTTGGTGCTTTGGAGATTGAAGGCGAGAAGGTAACGAGCTTTAAAGAAAAACCGAAAGGAGATGGCAATCTGATCAACGGTGGTTTTTTTGTGCTGTCGCCAAAGGTTATTGATTATATTGAAGATGATTTAACGGTGTGGGAGCAATTTCCATTAAAAAAACTGGCTGAGGATGGTCAGCTTATGGCTTATGAGCATCATGGGTTTTGGCAACCTATGGATACCATGCGCGATAAAGTAATGCTTGAAGAACTTTGGCGCACAGGTAAAGCTCCCTGGAAGATATGGAATTAA